A stretch of Pseudomonas sp. LS.1a DNA encodes these proteins:
- a CDS encoding sigma-54-dependent Fis family transcriptional regulator has translation MAASASPHAQLIQASWARCRDHGLQPQHAPDFDCLTHAELSALLERRQALLRLTREAVLPQYAHLLGNASYLVMLADASGCLLDSWGSRRFIEPRQQHGFSAGAHWHERGVGTNALGTALVCAEAIHVGQDEHFLRQNRYMSSAAAPLFDAARQLVGVLDVASDGYLPASQTLGLVRMMGQSLENRLILAEHADQHAQLIFNSASDNLDSPWAGLLVFDEHGQVLAANHRADTLLGGNPLQQNIAQLFQLPLQQLLSHPRQQPFALQAIGRNRFHCQWQPPRAAPSRPAASNAEPRLEKALAQACLLLEKDIPVLVQGETGVGKEVFVDTLHRASSRASQPLVAVNCAAIPAELVESELFGYDKGAFTGAHQKGNPGLIRKAHHGILFLDEIGDMPLPTQARLLRVLQSRSIQPLGSGEPVAVDIRVVSASNRDLAEEVRAGRFRQDLYYRIAGLAVVLPPLRERSDRRQLIEQVHARYRDPGQPARLPAAIIELFDRHPWPGNVRELVSVLQVALALAGNGPVGLEHLPAGFLAESHVPVPVATEEADLHALVAQANGNLSAVARRLGISRTTLYKRLRER, from the coding sequence ATGGCCGCATCCGCTTCACCCCATGCCCAACTGATCCAGGCCTCCTGGGCCCGCTGCCGCGACCACGGTTTGCAACCCCAGCACGCCCCGGACTTCGACTGCCTGACCCACGCCGAGCTGAGTGCCCTGCTGGAGCGGCGCCAGGCCCTGCTGCGCCTGACCCGGGAAGCGGTGCTGCCGCAGTATGCGCACCTGCTGGGCAATGCCAGCTACCTGGTGATGCTGGCCGATGCCAGCGGCTGCCTGCTCGACAGCTGGGGCTCGCGGCGCTTCATCGAGCCGCGCCAGCAACATGGCTTCAGCGCCGGTGCCCACTGGCACGAGCGCGGCGTCGGCACCAATGCCCTTGGTACCGCACTGGTCTGCGCCGAGGCGATCCATGTCGGTCAGGACGAGCACTTCCTGCGCCAGAACCGCTATATGTCCAGCGCCGCCGCGCCGCTGTTCGACGCTGCGCGGCAACTGGTCGGGGTGCTCGATGTGGCCAGCGACGGCTATCTGCCAGCCAGCCAGACGCTGGGCCTGGTACGCATGATGGGCCAGAGCCTGGAGAACCGCCTGATCCTCGCCGAGCATGCCGACCAGCACGCGCAACTGATCTTCAACAGCGCCTCCGACAACCTCGACAGCCCCTGGGCCGGCCTGCTGGTGTTCGATGAGCACGGGCAGGTGCTGGCCGCCAATCACCGGGCCGACACCCTGCTCGGCGGCAACCCGCTGCAGCAGAACATCGCACAACTGTTCCAGTTGCCCCTGCAACAGCTGCTCAGCCATCCCCGGCAACAGCCCTTCGCCCTGCAAGCCATCGGGCGCAACCGCTTTCACTGCCAGTGGCAGCCGCCGCGCGCGGCCCCCAGCCGCCCCGCCGCCAGCAACGCTGAGCCACGCCTGGAGAAGGCTCTGGCACAGGCCTGCCTGCTGTTGGAAAAGGACATCCCGGTGCTGGTACAGGGTGAAACGGGCGTCGGCAAGGAGGTATTCGTCGACACCCTGCACCGGGCCAGCAGCCGCGCCAGCCAGCCGCTGGTCGCGGTCAACTGCGCGGCGATCCCGGCCGAGCTGGTGGAATCGGAGCTGTTCGGCTACGACAAGGGCGCGTTCACCGGCGCCCACCAGAAGGGCAACCCGGGGCTGATCCGCAAGGCCCACCACGGCATCCTGTTCCTCGATGAAATCGGCGACATGCCGTTGCCCACCCAGGCCCGCCTGCTGCGCGTGCTGCAGTCGCGCAGCATCCAGCCATTGGGCAGCGGCGAACCGGTGGCAGTGGATATCCGCGTGGTGTCGGCGAGCAACCGCGACCTGGCCGAAGAGGTGCGCGCCGGGCGCTTTCGCCAGGACCTGTATTACCGCATCGCCGGGCTGGCGGTGGTGTTGCCGCCGCTGCGCGAGCGCAGTGACCGCCGACAGCTGATCGAGCAGGTGCATGCGCGCTACCGCGACCCCGGGCAACCCGCGCGGCTGCCTGCGGCCATTATCGAGCTGTTCGATCGGCACCCCTGGCCAGGTAACGTGCGCGAACTGGTGAGTGTGCTGCAGGTGGCACTGGCCTTGGCGGGTAACGGGCCGGTCGGCCTGGAACACTTGCCTGCGGGATTTCTCGCCGAGTCGCATGTGCCTGTGCCGGTCGCGACCGAAGAGGCGGACCTGCACGCGCTGGTGGCGCAAGCCAACGGCAACCTTTCAGCGGTGGCGCGCAGGCTTGGCATCAGCCGCACCACGCTGTACAAGCGGTTGCGTGAGCGATGA
- a CDS encoding ABC transporter ATP-binding protein, which yields MSLVLEQVSRSVDNQAWIVDASLRFEPGSFNVLLGRTLAGKTSLMRLMAGLDRPDRGRVLMDGQDVTGVPVRQRNVSMVYQQFINYPTLNVFENIASPLRQARMAEPEIRRRVQETAEMLRIEAYLQRLPLELSGGQQQRTAMARALVKDASLILFDEPLVNLDYKLREGLRQELRELFAARHCIAVYATTEPNEALALGGTTTLVHEGRIVQSGPTAEVYQRPGSVLAAELFSEPPINLVPGRISGNDVSLAQAVHFARNADLRPLAEGDYRFGVRPSHISLVPAHDDDLELSVLVELAEISGSETFLHVRNEHWRMILHLPGVHEYQVDTPIRVFIPTHKLFVFDSAGALVQAPGLRQARRG from the coding sequence ATGTCTCTGGTGCTGGAACAGGTCAGCCGCAGCGTCGACAACCAGGCCTGGATCGTCGATGCCTCACTGCGTTTCGAGCCCGGCTCGTTCAACGTGCTGCTGGGCCGCACCCTGGCCGGCAAGACCAGCCTGATGCGCCTGATGGCCGGGCTCGACCGCCCGGACCGGGGGCGGGTGCTGATGGATGGCCAGGACGTGACTGGCGTGCCGGTGCGCCAGCGCAATGTGTCGATGGTGTATCAGCAGTTCATCAATTACCCGACCCTCAACGTGTTCGAGAATATTGCGTCACCGCTGCGCCAGGCACGCATGGCCGAGCCCGAGATTCGCCGGCGGGTGCAGGAAACCGCCGAGATGCTGCGCATCGAAGCCTACCTGCAGCGCCTGCCGCTGGAGCTGTCCGGTGGCCAGCAGCAACGCACGGCGATGGCTCGGGCGCTGGTCAAGGATGCCTCGCTGATCCTGTTCGACGAGCCACTGGTCAACCTCGACTACAAGCTGCGCGAGGGCCTGCGCCAGGAACTGCGCGAACTGTTCGCGGCGCGCCACTGCATTGCCGTGTATGCCACCACCGAGCCCAACGAGGCGCTGGCACTGGGCGGCACCACCACCCTGGTGCATGAGGGCCGTATCGTCCAGAGCGGGCCTACCGCCGAGGTCTACCAGCGCCCGGGCAGCGTGCTGGCTGCCGAGCTGTTTTCCGAACCACCGATCAACCTGGTGCCTGGCCGTATCAGCGGCAACGATGTGAGCCTGGCCCAGGCCGTGCACTTTGCCCGCAATGCCGACTTGCGGCCGCTTGCCGAGGGTGACTACCGCTTTGGCGTACGGCCCAGCCACATCAGCCTGGTGCCGGCTCACGACGACGACCTGGAATTGTCGGTGCTGGTGGAGCTGGCCGAGATCAGTGGTTCAGAAACCTTCCTGCATGTGCGCAACGAACATTGGCGCATGATCCTGCACCTGCCAGGCGTGCACGAATACCAGGTGGATACGCCGATCCGCGTGTTCATCCCTACCCACAAGCTGTTCGTGTTCGACAGCGCCGGGGCGTTGGTGCAGGCCCCGGGGCTGCGCCAGGCAAGGAGAGGGTGA
- a CDS encoding ABC transporter ATP-binding protein — protein sequence MAEIRLRQLAHSYSRQPASEADYALHALEHVWEQGGAYALLGPSGCGKSTLLNIISGLLTPSHGEVLFDGKPVNQLSPQARNIAQVFQFPVVYDTMTVFDNLAFPLRNQGLDAARVQARVEEIAEVLDLSAVLRKKARNLSADEKQKVSMGRGLVRDDVSAILFDEPLTVIDPHLKWKLRRKLKQIHEQFNITMIYVTHDQLEASTFADKIAVMHGGRIVQFGTPRELFERPRHTFVGYFIGSPGMNLIEVRAEADGVVFGDIHLELPDGLRERLAATAGGRLQVGIRPEFVQLWDSPFDDAYPARVLDIEDLGTYRIVTLELGGVALKARLGEDRPLPVGQAWVSLPAQWLMLYLDDVLLEAGP from the coding sequence ATGGCCGAAATTCGCCTGCGCCAACTGGCGCACAGCTACAGCCGGCAGCCCGCCAGCGAGGCGGACTATGCCCTGCACGCGCTGGAGCATGTGTGGGAGCAGGGCGGTGCCTACGCCTTGCTCGGGCCGTCGGGCTGCGGCAAGTCGACCTTGCTCAACATCATTTCCGGGCTGCTGACACCGTCCCACGGCGAGGTGCTGTTCGACGGCAAGCCGGTCAACCAGCTGTCACCGCAGGCACGCAATATCGCCCAGGTGTTCCAGTTCCCGGTGGTGTACGACACCATGACGGTGTTCGACAACCTGGCGTTTCCCTTGCGCAACCAGGGGCTGGACGCAGCCCGGGTGCAGGCCCGGGTGGAGGAGATTGCCGAGGTGCTTGATCTGTCGGCCGTGCTGCGCAAGAAGGCGCGCAACCTCAGTGCCGACGAAAAGCAGAAGGTCTCCATGGGCCGTGGGCTGGTGCGCGATGACGTGTCGGCGATCCTGTTCGACGAGCCGCTGACGGTGATCGACCCGCACCTGAAGTGGAAGCTGCGGCGCAAACTCAAGCAGATCCACGAGCAGTTCAACATCACCATGATCTACGTCACCCACGACCAGTTGGAGGCCTCGACGTTCGCCGACAAGATCGCGGTGATGCATGGCGGGCGCATTGTCCAGTTCGGTACCCCGCGCGAACTGTTCGAACGACCGCGGCATACCTTCGTCGGTTACTTCATCGGCAGCCCGGGGATGAACCTGATCGAGGTGCGCGCCGAAGCGGACGGGGTGGTGTTCGGCGATATTCACCTGGAGCTGCCCGACGGCTTGCGCGAGCGCCTGGCAGCGACGGCGGGCGGGCGCCTGCAGGTGGGCATCCGCCCGGAATTCGTGCAGCTGTGGGACAGCCCGTTCGATGACGCCTACCCGGCGCGGGTGCTGGACATCGAGGACCTGGGCACCTACCGCATCGTCACCCTTGAACTGGGCGGTGTGGCGCTCAAGGCGCGCCTGGGCGAGGACCGCCCGCTGCCGGTGGGCCAGGCCTGGGTCAGCCTGCCGGCGCAGTGGCTGATGCTGTACCTGGACGATGTGCTGCTGGAGGCCGGGCCATGA
- a CDS encoding carbohydrate ABC transporter permease, producing the protein MNKVPNNKAWWLVLPVFLLVAFSAVVPMMTVVNYSVQDIFDQSNRYFVGADWYRQVLRDPALHDALLRQFIYSACVLLIEIPLGIAIALTMPTKGRMASVCLIVMAIPLLIPWNVVGTIWQIFGRADIGLLGATLAKLGVSYNYAGDPFDAWLTVLVMDVWHWTSLVALLCYSGLRAIPDVYYQAARIDRASGWAVFRHIQLPKLKNVLLIAVMLRFMDSFMIYTEPFVLTGGGPGNATTFLSQTLTRMAVGQFDLGPAAAFSLVYFLIILLVSWLFYTAMTHADKD; encoded by the coding sequence ATGAACAAGGTGCCGAACAACAAGGCCTGGTGGCTGGTGCTGCCGGTGTTCCTGCTGGTGGCATTCAGTGCGGTGGTGCCGATGATGACGGTGGTCAACTACTCGGTGCAGGACATCTTCGACCAGTCCAACCGCTACTTCGTCGGCGCCGACTGGTACCGCCAGGTGCTGCGCGACCCGGCGCTGCACGATGCACTGCTGCGCCAGTTCATCTATTCCGCCTGCGTGCTGCTGATCGAGATCCCGCTGGGCATCGCCATTGCCCTGACCATGCCGACCAAGGGGCGCATGGCTTCGGTGTGCCTGATCGTCATGGCCATCCCGTTACTGATCCCGTGGAACGTGGTCGGCACCATCTGGCAGATTTTCGGCCGTGCCGATATCGGCCTGCTCGGCGCCACCCTGGCCAAACTCGGGGTCAGCTACAACTACGCCGGCGACCCGTTCGACGCTTGGCTGACTGTGCTGGTGATGGATGTGTGGCACTGGACGTCGCTGGTGGCGTTGCTCTGTTACTCAGGGCTGCGCGCCATTCCCGATGTGTACTATCAGGCTGCGCGCATCGACCGCGCCTCGGGCTGGGCGGTGTTCCGCCATATCCAGTTGCCCAAGCTGAAGAACGTGCTGCTGATCGCGGTGATGCTGCGCTTCATGGACAGCTTCATGATCTACACCGAGCCCTTCGTGCTGACCGGTGGCGGGCCCGGCAACGCCACCACCTTCCTCAGCCAGACCCTCACGCGCATGGCTGTCGGGCAGTTCGACCTGGGCCCGGCGGCGGCGTTCTCGCTGGTGTACTTCCTGATCATCCTGCTGGTGTCGTGGCTGTTCTACACAGCCATGACCCATGCCGACAAGGACTAG
- a CDS encoding carbohydrate ABC transporter permease has translation MSTRKSLALLLYFFFLLVPIYWLLNMSFKSNTEILGGLTLWPQAFTLDNYRVIFTDASWYSGYINSLYYVCLNTLISLLVALPAAYAFSRYRFLGDRHLFFWLLTNRMAPPAVFLLPFFQLYSSIGLFDTHIAVALAHCLFNVPLAVWILEGFMSGVPKEIDETAYIDGYSFPRFFVKIFIPLIGSGIGVTAFFCFMFSWVELLLARTLTSVNAKPIAAVMTRTVSASGIDWGVLAAAGVLTILPGMLVIWFVRNHVAKGFALGRV, from the coding sequence ATGAGCACACGCAAATCGCTGGCCCTGCTGCTGTACTTCTTCTTCCTGCTGGTGCCGATCTACTGGCTGCTGAACATGTCGTTCAAGAGCAACACCGAGATCCTCGGCGGCCTGACCCTGTGGCCACAGGCGTTCACCCTCGACAACTACCGGGTAATCTTCACCGATGCCAGCTGGTACAGCGGCTACATCAATTCGCTGTACTACGTGTGCCTGAACACGCTGATTTCACTGCTGGTGGCGCTGCCTGCCGCGTATGCCTTCTCGCGCTACCGCTTCCTTGGTGACCGGCACCTGTTCTTCTGGCTGCTGACCAACCGCATGGCGCCACCGGCGGTGTTCCTGCTGCCGTTTTTCCAGCTGTATTCGTCGATCGGCCTGTTCGATACCCATATCGCCGTGGCCCTGGCCCACTGCCTGTTCAATGTGCCGCTGGCGGTGTGGATCCTCGAGGGGTTCATGTCCGGTGTGCCGAAGGAAATCGACGAAACGGCCTACATCGATGGCTACAGCTTCCCGCGCTTCTTCGTGAAAATCTTCATTCCGCTGATTGGCTCCGGCATCGGCGTGACGGCGTTTTTCTGTTTCATGTTTTCCTGGGTCGAGCTGCTGCTGGCGCGCACCCTGACCTCGGTGAATGCCAAGCCGATCGCCGCGGTGATGACCCGAACCGTGTCGGCCTCGGGCATCGATTGGGGTGTGCTGGCGGCGGCGGGGGTACTGACCATCTTGCCGGGCATGCTGGTGATCTGGTTCGTGCGCAACCATGTGGCCAAGGGCTTCGCCCTGGGCCGGGTGTGA
- a CDS encoding DUF2160 domain-containing protein, producing the protein MEWMAWTLPTALFFAAVGVLLLGMTLLELRRPCVERRGFLPLVTSRGDRLFIGLLASAYLHLLVVGVSEWPLWVASLLSLAWLVVVLRWG; encoded by the coding sequence ATGGAGTGGATGGCCTGGACCTTGCCGACGGCGCTGTTCTTCGCCGCCGTCGGCGTGCTGCTGCTGGGCATGACGCTGCTGGAATTGCGCCGCCCCTGCGTGGAGCGGCGTGGCTTCCTGCCGCTGGTCACCAGCCGTGGCGACCGCTTGTTCATCGGCCTGCTGGCCAGCGCCTACCTGCATTTGCTGGTGGTTGGCGTCAGCGAGTGGCCATTGTGGGTGGCCTCGCTGCTGTCGCTGGCGTGGCTGGTGGTGGTGCTGCGCTGGGGCTGA
- a CDS encoding ABC transporter substrate-binding protein, which yields MFDNKYNRRHLTLAALLVLASVQGTAWADQYEDAAKKWLGSEFKPSTLTPEQQLAELKWFIKAAEPFRGMKINVVSETITTHEYESKVLAKAFSEITGIQLTHDLLQEGDVVEKLQTQMQSDKNIYDGWVNDSDLIGTHFRYGKVESITDLMANEGKDYTSPTLDLKDFIGISFTTAPDGKVYQLPDQQFANLYWFRADWFERPELKARFKEKYGYELGVPVNWSAYEDIARFFTEDVKEIDGKRVYGHMDYGKKDPSLGWRFTDAWFSMAGGGDKGLPNGLPVDEWGIRVEDCHPVGSSVTRGGDTNGPAAVYATQKYVDWMRAYAPKEAQGMTFSEAGPVPAQGNIAQQIFWYTAFTADMTKLGLPVVNADGTPKWRMAPSPKGPYWEEGMKLGYQDTGSWTFFKSTPEKQRLAAWLYAQFVTSKTVSLKKTIVGLTPIRESDINSQAMTELAPKLGGLVEFYRSPARVQWTPTGTNVPDYPRLAQLWWSHIAEVASGEKTPQEALDGLARDQDRMMERLQRSNAQATCAPKLNPEKDAQYWFDQPGAPKPKLANEKPKGETVSYSELLKSWEAARK from the coding sequence ATGTTCGACAACAAGTACAACAGGCGACATTTGACCCTGGCGGCGTTGCTGGTACTGGCCAGCGTGCAGGGCACAGCCTGGGCAGACCAGTACGAGGACGCGGCCAAGAAGTGGCTCGGCAGCGAGTTCAAGCCTTCGACCCTTACCCCTGAACAGCAGTTGGCCGAGTTGAAGTGGTTCATAAAGGCTGCCGAGCCGTTCCGTGGCATGAAGATCAACGTGGTGTCGGAAACCATCACCACCCATGAATACGAGTCCAAGGTGTTGGCCAAGGCCTTCAGCGAGATCACCGGTATCCAGCTGACCCACGATTTGCTGCAGGAAGGCGACGTGGTGGAAAAGCTGCAGACACAGATGCAGTCGGACAAGAACATCTATGACGGCTGGGTCAACGACTCCGACCTGATCGGTACGCACTTTCGCTACGGCAAGGTGGAATCGATCACCGACCTGATGGCCAACGAAGGCAAGGACTACACCTCGCCGACCCTGGACCTGAAGGACTTCATCGGCATTTCCTTCACCACCGCGCCGGATGGCAAGGTCTACCAACTGCCCGATCAGCAGTTCGCCAACCTCTACTGGTTCCGTGCCGACTGGTTCGAACGGCCCGAGCTGAAGGCCAGGTTCAAGGAAAAGTACGGCTACGAGCTTGGCGTACCGGTGAACTGGTCGGCCTACGAGGACATTGCCAGGTTCTTCACCGAAGACGTCAAGGAAATCGACGGCAAGCGCGTCTATGGCCACATGGACTACGGCAAGAAAGACCCGTCGCTGGGTTGGCGTTTCACCGATGCCTGGTTCTCGATGGCGGGTGGCGGCGACAAAGGCCTGCCCAATGGTTTGCCGGTGGACGAATGGGGCATCCGCGTGGAGGACTGCCACCCGGTGGGTTCCAGCGTGACCCGAGGCGGCGACACCAACGGCCCGGCCGCCGTCTATGCCACACAGAAATACGTGGACTGGATGCGTGCCTATGCGCCCAAGGAAGCCCAGGGCATGACCTTCTCCGAAGCCGGCCCGGTGCCGGCCCAGGGCAACATTGCCCAGCAGATCTTCTGGTACACCGCGTTTACCGCCGACATGACCAAGCTCGGGTTGCCGGTGGTGAATGCCGATGGCACGCCGAAGTGGCGCATGGCGCCTTCGCCGAAGGGGCCGTACTGGGAGGAGGGCATGAAGCTGGGCTACCAGGACACTGGCTCGTGGACCTTCTTCAAGTCCACCCCCGAGAAGCAACGCCTGGCGGCGTGGCTGTACGCCCAGTTCGTCACCTCCAAGACCGTGTCGCTGAAAAAGACCATCGTTGGCCTCACGCCGATTCGCGAATCGGACATCAACTCCCAGGCCATGACCGAGCTGGCGCCCAAGCTGGGCGGGCTGGTGGAGTTCTACCGCAGCCCGGCGCGGGTACAGTGGACGCCAACCGGTACCAATGTGCCGGATTACCCGCGCTTGGCGCAGTTGTGGTGGAGCCACATCGCCGAGGTGGCCAGTGGCGAGAAGACCCCGCAGGAAGCGCTGGACGGCCTGGCCCGCGACCAGGACCGGATGATGGAGCGCTTGCAGCGGTCCAACGCTCAGGCCACGTGCGCACCGAAGCTGAACCCGGAGAAGGATGCCCAGTACTGGTTCGACCAGCCCGGTGCGCCGAAACCGAAGCTGGCCAACGAAAAGCCCAAGGGCGAGACGGTCAGCTACAGCGAACTGCTGAAGTCGTGGGAGGCGGCCAGGAAGTGA
- the folD gene encoding bifunctional methylenetetrahydrofolate dehydrogenase/methenyltetrahydrofolate cyclohydrolase FolD: MTAHLIDGKAIAASLRQQIAQRVVERRQQGLRTPGLAVILVGTDPASQVYVSHKRKDCEEVGFISQAFDLPSETSQQALTELIDRLNDDPAVDGILLQLPLPAHLDASLLLERIRPDKDVDGFHPYNIGRLAQRIPLLRPCTPKGIMTLLESTGQDLYGMNAVIVGASNIVGRPMAMELLLAGCTVTVCHRFTKDLAGHVGRADLVVVAAGKPGLVKGEWIKEGAIVIDVGINRQEDGKLVGDVVYETALPRAGWITPVPGGVGPMTRACLLENTLYAAEELHK, encoded by the coding sequence ATGACTGCACACCTAATCGATGGCAAGGCGATCGCCGCCAGCCTGCGCCAGCAGATCGCTCAACGTGTCGTGGAGCGTCGCCAGCAAGGCCTGCGCACTCCGGGCCTGGCGGTGATCCTGGTCGGCACCGACCCCGCCTCCCAAGTCTATGTCTCGCACAAGCGCAAGGACTGCGAAGAGGTCGGCTTCATTTCGCAGGCGTTCGACCTGCCTAGCGAAACCTCGCAGCAGGCCCTGACCGAGCTGATCGACCGCCTCAATGACGATCCGGCCGTCGACGGCATCCTGCTGCAGCTGCCGCTGCCGGCGCACCTGGACGCCTCGCTGCTGCTCGAGCGCATCCGCCCGGACAAGGACGTGGACGGCTTCCACCCTTACAACATCGGCCGCCTGGCCCAGCGCATCCCGCTGCTGCGCCCGTGCACGCCGAAGGGCATCATGACCCTGCTGGAAAGCACCGGCCAGGACCTGTACGGCATGAACGCGGTCATCGTCGGTGCGTCCAACATCGTTGGCCGCCCGATGGCCATGGAACTGCTGCTGGCCGGCTGCACCGTGACTGTCTGCCACCGCTTTACCAAGGACCTGGCCGGCCACGTCGGCCGCGCCGACCTGGTGGTCGTGGCCGCAGGCAAGCCGGGCCTGGTCAAGGGTGAATGGATCAAGGAAGGCGCCATTGTCATCGACGTGGGCATCAACCGCCAGGAAGACGGCAAGCTGGTCGGCGACGTAGTCTACGAGACCGCCCTGCCGCGCGCCGGCTGGATCACGCCGGTGCCAGGTGGCGTCGGGCCGATGACCCGGGCATGCCTGCTGGAAAACACGCTGTATGCGGCGGAAGAGCTGCACAAGTAA
- a CDS encoding DUF6388 family protein, with translation MIAKEARQALALQRFAEANPQLLEEIRELDPREQAQQIEWAFEDAAEEQGIQPWELALQLIAETPEQLQAMRLETHREVAEALGMEWEEYCQFNEIDPA, from the coding sequence ATGATCGCAAAAGAAGCCCGTCAGGCCCTGGCGCTACAGCGCTTTGCCGAGGCCAATCCGCAGCTGCTCGAAGAGATCCGCGAGCTGGATCCGCGCGAGCAGGCCCAGCAGATCGAATGGGCATTCGAGGATGCGGCCGAGGAGCAGGGTATCCAGCCTTGGGAGCTGGCCCTGCAACTGATCGCCGAAACCCCGGAGCAACTGCAGGCCATGCGCCTGGAGACGCACCGCGAGGTCGCCGAGGCGCTGGGGATGGAGTGGGAGGAGTACTGCCAGTTCAATGAAATCGACCCTGCATAA
- the tig gene encoding trigger factor, giving the protein MQVSVENTSALERRMTIAVPAERVENEVNKRLQQTAKRAKVAGFRPGKVPMSVIRQRFEADARQEAFGDLVQASFYEAIVEQKLNPAGAPAVEPKSFEKGKDLEFVAIFEVFPEFTVGGLESINVERLSAEVADADLDNMLEVLRKQNTRFEAVERAAQNDDQVNIDFVGKVDGEVFAGGSAKGTQLVLGSGRMIPGFEDGLVGAKAGEERVVNVTFPEDYQNLDLAGKAAEFTITVNSVAAPVLPELNEEFFAQFGIKESTLEGFRTEVRKNMERELRQAIKAKVKNQVMDGLLAANPIEVPKALLENEVNRLRVQAVQQFGGNIKPEQLPAELFEEQAKRRVVLGLIVAEVVKQFELKPDEGKVREMIEEMASAYQEPEQVIAWYYKNDQQLNEVRSVVLEEQVVDTVLQKATVTDKSVSYEDAVKPAQAPAAAE; this is encoded by the coding sequence ATGCAAGTTTCTGTTGAAAACACTTCCGCTCTCGAGCGCCGCATGACCATCGCCGTTCCGGCCGAGCGCGTCGAGAACGAAGTCAACAAGCGTCTGCAGCAGACTGCCAAGCGCGCCAAGGTTGCCGGCTTCCGCCCAGGCAAAGTGCCGATGAGCGTGATCCGTCAGCGTTTCGAAGCCGATGCTCGCCAAGAGGCTTTCGGTGACCTGGTCCAGGCTTCCTTCTACGAAGCCATCGTCGAGCAGAAGCTGAACCCGGCTGGCGCCCCTGCAGTAGAGCCCAAGTCCTTCGAAAAGGGCAAGGACCTGGAATTCGTCGCCATCTTCGAAGTGTTCCCGGAATTCACCGTTGGCGGCCTCGAGTCGATCAACGTCGAGCGCCTGAGCGCCGAAGTGGCTGACGCCGACCTGGACAACATGCTGGAAGTGCTGCGCAAGCAGAACACCCGCTTCGAGGCCGTCGAGCGCGCTGCGCAGAATGACGACCAGGTCAACATCGACTTCGTCGGCAAGGTCGACGGTGAAGTGTTCGCCGGTGGTTCGGCCAAGGGCACCCAGCTGGTACTGGGCTCCGGCCGCATGATCCCTGGCTTCGAAGACGGCCTGGTTGGCGCCAAGGCTGGTGAAGAGCGCGTTGTCAACGTGACCTTCCCTGAGGACTACCAGAACCTGGACCTGGCTGGCAAAGCCGCCGAGTTCACCATCACCGTCAACAGCGTTGCCGCTCCTGTGCTGCCAGAGCTGAACGAAGAGTTCTTCGCCCAGTTCGGCATCAAGGAATCGACCCTGGAAGGCTTCCGCACCGAAGTTCGCAAGAACATGGAGCGTGAACTGCGCCAGGCCATCAAGGCCAAGGTGAAGAACCAGGTCATGGACGGTCTGCTGGCTGCCAACCCGATCGAAGTGCCGAAAGCCCTGCTGGAAAACGAAGTCAACCGTCTGCGCGTGCAGGCTGTTCAGCAGTTCGGTGGCAACATCAAGCCTGAGCAGCTGCCGGCCGAGCTGTTCGAAGAACAAGCCAAGCGCCGTGTGGTCCTGGGCCTGATCGTCGCCGAAGTGGTCAAGCAGTTCGAACTGAAGCCGGACGAAGGCAAGGTTCGCGAAATGATCGAGGAAATGGCTTCGGCTTACCAAGAGCCTGAGCAGGTCATCGCCTGGTACTACAAGAACGACCAGCAACTGAACGAAGTCCGTTCGGTTGTGCTGGAAGAACAAGTTGTAGATACTGTTCTGCAGAAAGCGACTGTGACCGACAAGTCGGTCTCGTACGAAGATGCCGTTAAACCAGCACAGGCTCCAGCCGCCGCTGAGTAA